In Mesotoga sp. Brook.08.105.5.1, one DNA window encodes the following:
- the dapD gene encoding 2,3,4,5-tetrahydropyridine-2,6-dicarboxylate N-acetyltransferase, with protein sequence MDAETIIKMIKDSKKKTPSVCYLCGDLEGFRSGNTTFIGGRHFGIIFGDLKEIREILETNSEKITSHYLEVRARNSALPLAELENYRARIEPGAIIRETVEIGDNAVIMMGAVINVGAVIGRETMIDMNVVVGGRAIIGANCHIGAGAVIAGIVEPPSATPVIIEDNVLVGANAVVLEGIRIGEHSVIAAGAVVTKDVPPRSVVAGMPARVIKQFDEKTASKTSLVKELREIRES encoded by the coding sequence ATGGATGCAGAAACGATAATAAAAATGATAAAAGACTCCAAGAAGAAGACGCCTTCTGTTTGCTACCTTTGCGGTGATCTCGAAGGTTTCAGATCTGGAAACACCACGTTCATTGGAGGAAGGCATTTCGGCATCATCTTTGGTGACCTGAAAGAGATAAGAGAAATACTTGAAACGAACTCCGAAAAGATAACCTCTCACTATCTCGAGGTGAGGGCAAGAAACTCTGCTCTTCCACTGGCTGAACTCGAAAATTATCGTGCAAGGATAGAACCAGGTGCAATAATCCGAGAAACGGTCGAGATCGGAGACAACGCAGTGATAATGATGGGAGCCGTAATTAACGTTGGAGCTGTCATCGGTCGTGAAACAATGATAGACATGAACGTAGTTGTCGGAGGTCGTGCGATAATCGGTGCCAACTGTCATATAGGAGCCGGTGCCGTAATTGCCGGAATTGTCGAGCCACCAAGCGCTACGCCTGTAATCATAGAAGATAACGTACTGGTCGGAGCAAATGCGGTCGTTCTAGAAGGCATAAGGATAGGAGAGCACTCGGTGATTGCAGCGGGAGCGGTTGTGACTAAAGATGTACCCCCGCGTTCGGTTGTGGCCGGAATGCCGGCGAGGGTGATAAAGCAGTTCGACGAGAAAACTGCGAGTAAAACCAGCCTCGTCAAAGAGCTGCGCGAGATTCGGGAGAGCTAG
- a CDS encoding dihydrodipicolinate reductase C-terminal domain-containing protein: protein MRYGLIGSSGRMGKEIIETFKGHDLALEVSDTGIFRHGEPEIIIDFSNREALKTAIEMAYQFGAGIVTGTTALNQSDIVDLRRLAEKVPVVQSFNFSTGINLLRMILKEYSSLLEEFEAEIIEVHHSAKKDAPSGTAIMLKESVGRDLPIHSVRTGGIPGDHTVFFANEGEVIEISHRVISRKVFAIGALKAAMFCAERENGFYSYEEVVRWMQKR from the coding sequence GTGAGATATGGACTAATCGGCTCTTCTGGAAGAATGGGAAAGGAGATCATTGAAACTTTCAAAGGACATGACCTCGCTCTTGAGGTTAGTGACACCGGTATATTCAGGCACGGGGAACCCGAAATCATAATAGATTTTTCGAATCGCGAAGCTTTGAAGACCGCAATTGAGATGGCTTATCAATTCGGTGCAGGAATCGTTACAGGAACGACTGCTCTAAACCAGTCAGACATTGTCGATCTTAGAAGGCTCGCAGAAAAGGTCCCGGTAGTTCAGAGTTTCAATTTCTCCACCGGTATAAACCTACTGAGAATGATCTTGAAAGAGTATTCATCTCTGCTGGAGGAATTTGAAGCAGAGATAATTGAAGTCCATCACAGCGCGAAGAAAGACGCTCCTTCCGGTACCGCTATCATGCTTAAGGAATCCGTAGGGAGGGATCTGCCTATCCATTCTGTACGGACGGGAGGCATCCCCGGAGACCACACAGTGTTTTTTGCCAACGAGGGAGAGGTTATAGAGATAAGCCACAGGGTCATCTCTCGCAAAGTCTTCGCTATAGGTGCACTGAAGGCTGCAATGTTCTGCGCTGAGAGGGAAAACGGTTTCTACTCCTATGAGGAGGTTGTCAGATGGATGCAGAAACGATAA
- the dapA gene encoding 4-hydroxy-tetrahydrodipicolinate synthase — translation MFRGTGTAVITPFKNGNVDYEAFRRFLQFQMENEVDALVVLGTTGESPTIGDSERSQLIKIAVQEANGLIPVIVGTGTNSTTKSIELSMKAFDDGADGVLVVVPYYNKPTQEGLYRHYGEIATRVQGPIIIYNVPGRTGASMLPDTILRCLEFANIVGVKEASGDQYQVDYLISSLKERESTFKVLSGNDDQAFHLCCSGGDGVISVISNIAPWKTSTMIRSILLEDLKTAKDLHLELLPIMKALFVESNPIPVKYALSLMGYCANELRLPLNELSDTNRKVVERAMKESGVL, via the coding sequence ATGTTCAGAGGAACTGGAACTGCAGTTATAACGCCCTTTAAGAACGGTAACGTAGATTACGAGGCCTTCAGAAGATTTCTTCAATTCCAAATGGAAAACGAGGTAGATGCGCTTGTAGTACTTGGCACAACCGGTGAATCTCCGACGATAGGTGATTCCGAACGCTCTCAGCTGATAAAGATAGCGGTGCAGGAAGCGAATGGGCTTATACCTGTTATCGTAGGAACCGGAACGAATTCGACTACGAAGAGTATCGAACTGTCGATGAAGGCGTTCGACGATGGTGCCGATGGTGTGCTCGTTGTTGTTCCCTACTACAACAAGCCCACTCAGGAAGGTCTTTACAGGCATTACGGAGAGATCGCCACGCGCGTGCAGGGGCCGATAATCATCTACAACGTTCCCGGAAGAACCGGAGCCAGCATGCTTCCGGATACTATCTTGAGGTGCCTCGAGTTCGCTAATATAGTTGGAGTAAAGGAAGCAAGCGGAGATCAGTATCAGGTGGATTATCTTATCTCAAGTCTCAAGGAAAGGGAGTCCACGTTCAAAGTTTTGTCGGGAAATGATGATCAGGCCTTTCACCTCTGTTGCAGCGGTGGAGACGGTGTAATATCGGTAATCTCCAACATCGCACCCTGGAAGACTTCAACGATGATTCGATCCATTCTACTTGAAGACCTAAAGACTGCCAAAGACTTACATCTCGAGCTACTTCCGATCATGAAGGCATTGTTTGTGGAGTCGAACCCCATACCCGTCAAATATGCGCTAAGCCTAATGGGTTATTGCGCAAACGAACTTCGCCTTCCTCTCAATGAGTTGTCCGACACGAATCGAAAGGTTGTGGAACGTGCTATGAAAGAGAGTGGTGTGCTGTGA
- a CDS encoding diaminopimelate epimerase, translated as MKGAYYSATGNKFLVVDSRNISLSEEEKRLLVLKYVGESDGAIFVESGFMDYFNRDGLRAAFCGNGARTYVHFIHEKENSGSVEFSSHAGVISGLVEDVVSVKMPPPRFLGSFEEEKYRGEILVVGVPHLVMEGSTEAIDWGALLPLRHLYDSNVNIYSVIEAGNLRVRTFERGVERETGACGSGATSVAWVYSRKTGHNKVALQANGGLLTVTFRDGAAYLGGGVEKCSEELELQL; from the coding sequence ATGAAAGGGGCATATTACTCGGCAACTGGAAACAAGTTTCTCGTAGTCGATTCGAGAAACATAAGTTTAAGTGAAGAGGAAAAGCGTCTGCTCGTTCTCAAGTATGTTGGTGAGAGCGATGGTGCGATCTTCGTGGAAAGCGGCTTCATGGATTACTTCAACCGTGACGGTCTTAGAGCCGCCTTTTGTGGAAATGGAGCAAGAACCTATGTTCATTTCATTCACGAGAAAGAAAACTCTGGGTCAGTTGAATTCTCGTCACATGCAGGGGTAATTTCAGGGCTGGTGGAAGACGTGGTCTCAGTGAAGATGCCCCCACCCCGCTTTCTTGGTTCCTTTGAAGAGGAGAAGTATCGCGGGGAGATATTAGTTGTGGGCGTTCCTCATCTCGTAATGGAAGGCAGCACAGAAGCCATAGATTGGGGTGCTCTTCTTCCACTCAGACATCTGTATGATTCAAATGTTAACATATATAGCGTTATCGAGGCCGGAAATCTAAGAGTTCGCACTTTTGAACGAGGTGTCGAAAGAGAGACGGGTGCCTGCGGAAGCGGGGCTACTTCAGTTGCGTGGGTATACTCGAGAAAGACAGGCCATAACAAGGTCGCTTTGCAGGCCAACGGAGGACTTCTCACTGTAACCTTCAGAGACGGTGCCGCATATCTGGGAGGAGGTGTAGAGAAATGTTCAGAGGAACTGGAACTGCAGTTATAA
- a CDS encoding aspartate-semialdehyde dehydrogenase, producing MRLAIVGATGEVGRMMLKKLEEEGLASAMIDLFASRRSAGKNLDFAGARLEVKELREDSFDKGYDYALFSAGASVSKSFAPIASRKGTVVIDNSSAFRANQEIPLVVPEINGHLIEGYRGIIANPNCSTIQMVISLSGVYKNYGIRTIVVSTYQAVSGAGNKGIAELEDQERGEVTPSVFVRQIHRNVVPVIGDLLDSRFSSEEVKMVNETRKIFGDDSISVWPTTVRVPVIHGHSESVFCETIRPFSLTELRETIERSDHVVYSEEHITPLEIAGSDLVHVSRLRSFDSNRFLLWNVADNIRVGAATNAVRILKTHIGGA from the coding sequence GTGCGACTCGCTATAGTAGGCGCTACCGGGGAAGTGGGCCGAATGATGTTGAAGAAACTTGAGGAGGAGGGATTGGCTTCGGCAATGATCGACCTCTTCGCTTCCAGACGCAGCGCCGGAAAGAATCTAGATTTTGCAGGTGCGAGACTTGAGGTCAAAGAGCTTCGCGAAGATTCATTTGACAAAGGATATGATTACGCTCTGTTTTCGGCTGGGGCATCCGTTTCGAAAAGCTTCGCTCCCATTGCCTCAAGAAAGGGAACAGTCGTAATAGACAATTCTTCGGCCTTCAGGGCAAATCAAGAGATTCCGCTTGTTGTACCCGAGATCAATGGGCATCTTATCGAAGGCTACAGGGGAATCATCGCCAATCCAAACTGCTCAACCATTCAGATGGTTATTTCGCTAAGCGGGGTTTATAAGAATTACGGAATTAGGACTATTGTTGTATCCACATATCAGGCGGTTTCGGGGGCGGGGAACAAGGGAATCGCAGAGTTGGAGGATCAGGAACGAGGAGAAGTCACTCCTTCTGTGTTTGTGAGACAGATACACAGAAATGTTGTGCCGGTGATCGGCGATCTGCTCGATTCCCGGTTTTCTTCAGAAGAGGTGAAGATGGTTAATGAAACGAGAAAGATCTTCGGAGACGATTCGATTTCCGTTTGGCCTACAACGGTGAGGGTACCAGTTATTCATGGCCATTCTGAATCAGTTTTCTGCGAGACTATCAGACCATTTTCACTTACAGAACTCCGCGAGACTATCGAGCGTTCTGATCATGTAGTTTACTCCGAGGAGCATATCACTCCGCTCGAAATAGCGGGCTCCGATCTCGTCCATGTTTCGAGACTCAGAAGCTTCGACAGCAATCGTTTCCTACTCTGGAACGTGGCGGACAACATCCGGGTAGGAGCCGCTACGAATGCCGTTAGGATTCTGAAAACCCACATAGGAGGCGCTTGA